Genomic window (Dehalococcoidia bacterium):
CGACCTCGGCAACAACCCCAGCATCCTCCAGGCGTGCGTGGATGCCGCCAATCGCGACGCGACTCGGTCGTTGACCTCTTTGAAAAAAGAGCAACGCCGGCACCAGGAGGAGATCGGCGACTTGACGGTCGGTATCCGGCGTATCGTCGAGGTTATGAAGCAGGAGGACATGCTCTCCGAGGACGTGCGAGAAGAGTACAAGCAACTCGTGCGGGAGAAGGAGCGGCTCCTCGCCTTGTGCGAGAAGCTGCAACTCGACATCGAGCGGCGACAGAAACGGGTCCTGGACGCGGAAATCATCCGCCGGAGTCTCCAGGACTTCGAGAGGCTAGTGAACCTGCTTCCCCTGGAGGACCAGAAGGAGCTGTTCCAGCTGCTAATCCGGGAGGTGGAGGTCCACCCGTTCGACCCCTCCAAGGAGAAGTTGCCGAAGGCCCGTGGAGCGTTCGCGACGAGGGTGCGCTCGAAGTGGTACCGAGTCAACGTGACCCTGCACCATCTTCCAGGGGTGGACCTGGGAGAGCGGGCCTACGTTGTGAGTTCGGATAATGAGAGAACTGGCTCCCCGAGCAGGACTCGAACCTGCAACCTAGCGGTTAACAGCCGCCCGCTCTACCGATTGAGCTATCGGGGAGCGCCGATGTGGAACGATCCGTATTCTGGCTGCCGAGCCAGGACTCGAACCTGGACTAAGGGATCCAAAGTCCCTGGTGCTACCATTACACCACTCGGCAGCGACTTCGCGACATCAATAAGGCGGGCTCATCCCCGCCTTGCTCCCGAGCGCGGTTGGTGCCGAAGGCCGGGATCGAACCGGCACGGGGGTCGCCCCCCAACAGTTTTTGAGACTGTCGCGTCTACCAATTCCGCCACTTCGGCGTTTGGAGCGGAAGACGGGATTCGAACCCGCGACCCCCTCCTTGGCAAGGAGGTGCTCTACCGCTGAGCTACTTCCGCTCCCGAACTTGCTGCCGGCCGGTAAGTCTACCCTGACCTCAGCGCCCCTAATTATAGCCAATCCGTAACCGATCGACAAGGCGCGGGCAAATCAGCGTGCGCGTACTATCGTCCCTTGTAGACCGGTTGCCGTTTTTGCGCGAACGCAAGCGGTCCTTCCTTCGCGTCCTCCGTCGTGTGCACGAACAGCGAAAACATCGACTCCAGCCGCAAGCCATCGACGAAGGGCAGGTCGAGGCCGCGCAGCGCGACCTCCTTCACCAGCCGCACCGAAATCGGCGCGCTGGCGTTGATGCGCTCCGCCAGCGCCAGCGCCTCTGACATCAGCTCGGCCTGGGGCACGACCTTATTCACGAGGCCGATGCGGTATGCCTCCTGGGCGTCGATCCGTTCGCCGGTGTAAAGCATCTGCAACGCCATGCCGAGGGGCACCGTACGGGGCAAGAGCTGGGTGCCGCCGTTGCCGGGAATGATGCCGCGGGTGACCTCGGTGAGGGCGAAGGAGGCGTTCTCGGACGCGAGACGTATGTCGCAGGCAAGCGCCAGCTCGAGCCCGCCGGCGATGCAGTAGCCGTTGACGGCGGCGACAACCGGCTTCCAAAGCTCTATCTGGCGCAAAAGGACGGCGGGCGTCCCGCCCCAGAAGGGATTGGGGCCGCCCTCGAGCTGGCGCCGGCTCATCTCTTTGAGGTCGGCGCCCGCGGAGAACGACTTCTCCCCCGCGCCGGTGATGATAGCCGTGCGGGCGTCGTCGTCGTCGCGGAACCGGAGCAGCGCGTCTCGATAGCCGGCCCGCACCTCCTGGTTGATGGCGTTCATCGCCTCCGGCCGGTTCAACGTGATTACGACCGTATGTCCTTTCTTCTCGTAGAGCACGACCGACATGGGTGTTCTCCTTCGCTACCCTTCTTGACCGGCGCCGGTTGCGTGGGGGCCGGGCGCTTACCAGTTCTCTGCCAGCACTTCGAAGTGGTTCTTTGCGTAGCGGCACGCCGGGCACGTCTCCGGCGGCTCCTTCCCCGTGTGGACGTAGCCGCAGTTGCGGCACTTCCAGCGGACAGGCTCGTCCTTCTTGAACACCTTGCCCTCGCGCACGTTGGCCAGCAGCTCGTTGTAGCGCTTCTCGTGCTGCCGCTCGACGACGGCGACGGCGCGGTAGCTCTTCGCGATCTCGGCGAAGCCCTCTTCCTGCGCCACGCGCGCGAACTCCGGGTACATCTGGGAGTGCTCGTAGCGCTCGCCGGCCGCCGCCGCTGCCAGATTTGCGGCGGTGTCGCCGATGACGCCGGCGGGGAAAGCGGCGCTGACCTCAGCTTCGCCGCCCTCGAGGTACTGGAAGAAGACCTTGGCGTGCTCTCGCTCGTTCTCTGCCGTTTCGAGGAAGAGCTCGGCGATCTGCTCGTAGCCTTCCTCGCGGGCCTTCGTCGCGAAGTACGTGTAGCGGTTTCTGGCCTGCGACTCGCCGGCGAACGCGGTGAGCAGGTTCTTCTCCGTCTGCGATCCCTTGAGCTCCATTGCCGCCTCCTTCTCTGAAGCAGGATGAGATAGGCCAAGTGTAGCCCAAGGAATGATTACGGTCGAAGAGAACCCGGCGATGAGGGACAACTGGCCGGTCCCTTCC
Coding sequences:
- a CDS encoding enoyl-CoA hydratase-related protein, giving the protein MSVVLYEKKGHTVVITLNRPEAMNAINQEVRAGYRDALLRFRDDDDARTAIITGAGEKSFSAGADLKEMSRRQLEGGPNPFWGGTPAVLLRQIELWKPVVAAVNGYCIAGGLELALACDIRLASENASFALTEVTRGIIPGNGGTQLLPRTVPLGMALQMLYTGERIDAQEAYRIGLVNKVVPQAELMSEALALAERINASAPISVRLVKEVALRGLDLPFVDGLRLESMFSLFVHTTEDAKEGPLAFAQKRQPVYKGR
- a CDS encoding rubrerythrin family protein, whose product is MELKGSQTEKNLLTAFAGESQARNRYTYFATKAREEGYEQIAELFLETAENEREHAKVFFQYLEGGEAEVSAAFPAGVIGDTAANLAAAAAGERYEHSQMYPEFARVAQEEGFAEIAKSYRAVAVVERQHEKRYNELLANVREGKVFKKDEPVRWKCRNCGYVHTGKEPPETCPACRYAKNHFEVLAENW